From Dehalococcoidia bacterium, the proteins below share one genomic window:
- a CDS encoding phage tail tube protein, producing the protein MAVKLGLDAKLYRNTGTFAVPVWNEVKNVKDVTLNLEAGEADVTTRGNAGWRATVATLKDGSIEFEMVWDTTDDDFGAIRDAFLNRGAVEFAVMDGDIATAGSQGLRATCMVTNFSRNEPLEEAVTVSVTVKPTYSVNPPVWMVVP; encoded by the coding sequence ATGGCAGTCAAACTCGGCCTCGACGCCAAGCTCTACCGCAACACGGGCACGTTCGCCGTCCCGGTCTGGAACGAGGTCAAGAACGTCAAGGACGTGACCCTGAACCTGGAGGCGGGCGAGGCCGACGTGACCACCCGCGGCAACGCCGGCTGGCGGGCCACCGTCGCCACGCTCAAGGACGGCTCCATCGAGTTCGAGATGGTCTGGGACACCACGGACGACGACTTCGGCGCGATCCGCGACGCCTTCCTCAACCGCGGGGCCGTCGAGTTCGCGGTGATGGACGGCGACATCGCCACGGCCGGCTCGCAAGGGCTTCGCGCCACCTGCATGGTCACCAACTTCAGCCGCAACGAGCCGCTGGAGGAGGCGGTCACCGTGAGCGTCACTGTCAAGCCGACCTACTCTGTCAACCCGCCCGTCTGGATGGTCGTTCCCTGA